The following coding sequences are from one Chaetodon trifascialis isolate fChaTrf1 chromosome 24, fChaTrf1.hap1, whole genome shotgun sequence window:
- the LOC139327849 gene encoding gamma-crystallin M3-like — MTMGRIIFYEDRNFQGRSYETSNDCPELTSYLSRCNSCRVESGLFMVYEKPNFMGHQMLVRRGEYPDNQRLMGMSMSDCIRSSRMIPMHRGPFRMRIYERENFGGQMHELTDDCDNMMDRLRMSDCQSCNVMDGHWLMFEQPNFRGRMLYLRPGEYRNLRDMGMSNMMRFSSIRRIMDSC, encoded by the exons ATGACCATGGGGAGG ATCATATTCTATGAGGACCGGAACTTCCAGGGTCGCTCCTATGAGACCAGCAATGACTGTCCCGAGCTCACCTCCTACTTGAGCAGATGTAACTCCTGCAGGGTGGAGAGCGGCCTCTTCATGGTCTATGAGAAGCCCAACTTCATGGGCCACCAGATGCTGGTGAGGAGGGGCGAATATCCAGACAACCAGCGCCTGATGGGAATGAGTATGAGCGACTGCATCAGGTCCAGTCGCATGATCCCCATG CACAGGGGACCTTTCCGAATGAGGATCTACGAGAGGGAGAACTTCGGAGGCCAGATGCACGAGTTGACGGACGACTGTGACAACATGATGGACCGTTTGCGCATGTCTGACTGCCAGTCCTGCAACGTGATGGACGGCCACTGGCTGATGTTCGAGCAGCCCAACTTCAGAGGCAGGATGCTGTACCTCAGGCCAGGAGAGTACAGGAACCTCAGAGACATGGGGATGAGCAACATGATGAGGTTCAGCTCCATCAGGCGCATCATGGACTCCTGTTAA